The following proteins are encoded in a genomic region of Hymenobacter siberiensis:
- the lysS gene encoding lysine--tRNA ligase, producing MQHLSEQEILRRQKLEELEKLGIEAYPSALVDVTFYAKEIHDNYHVELNNFQDVTLAGRLMSSRVMGKASFAELMDTTGRIQLYINRDEICPGEDKTLYNVVFKKLLDLGDFISVKGHVFKTQVGETSVHVTELKLLSKALRPLPVVKTQKDEATGEIVTYDAFTDPEQRYRQRYVDLAVNPAVRDTFIKRTQLVQSMRNFLNDKGYLEVETPILQPLYGGAAARPFTTHHNTLDMTLYLRIANELYLKRLIVGGFDGVYEFSKDFRNEGMSRFHNPEFTQMELYVAYKDYAWMMDLVEEMVERVAMALHGKTEVQVGANVINFQRPWQRYTMFEAIEKYTGKAIGEMDEAALRATAQELNVHVDPSMGKSKLIDEIFGEHVEPKLIQPTFITDYPVEMSPLAKKHRDRPGLVERFEAVCNGKEICNAFSELNDPIDQRQRFEDQLELGKRGDTEAMVLDEDFLRALEYGMPPTAGLGIGIDRLSMIMTNSPSIQDVLFFPQMKPENVQKEKHEEK from the coding sequence ATGCAACACCTTAGCGAACAAGAAATCCTGCGCCGTCAGAAACTCGAAGAGCTGGAAAAGCTGGGCATTGAAGCATACCCATCGGCCCTGGTGGACGTGACGTTTTACGCCAAGGAAATCCACGACAACTATCACGTTGAGCTGAATAACTTCCAGGACGTGACGCTGGCCGGGCGGCTGATGTCGTCGCGGGTGATGGGCAAGGCCTCGTTCGCCGAGCTGATGGACACCACGGGCCGCATTCAGCTCTATATCAACCGGGACGAAATCTGCCCCGGCGAGGACAAGACGCTGTACAACGTGGTGTTCAAGAAGCTGCTCGATTTGGGCGACTTCATCAGCGTGAAAGGCCACGTATTCAAGACGCAGGTGGGCGAAACCTCCGTGCATGTCACGGAGCTGAAATTGCTTTCGAAAGCCCTGCGCCCCCTGCCCGTGGTGAAAACCCAGAAGGACGAAGCCACCGGCGAAATCGTGACTTACGACGCCTTCACCGACCCCGAGCAGCGCTACCGCCAGCGCTACGTGGACCTGGCCGTGAACCCCGCCGTGCGCGACACCTTCATCAAGCGCACCCAGCTGGTGCAGTCGATGCGTAATTTCCTGAACGACAAGGGTTACCTGGAAGTGGAAACCCCGATTCTGCAGCCACTGTACGGCGGCGCGGCGGCTCGCCCTTTCACCACGCACCACAACACGCTGGACATGACGCTGTACCTGCGCATTGCCAACGAGTTGTATCTCAAGCGCCTGATTGTGGGCGGGTTCGATGGCGTGTACGAGTTCAGCAAGGACTTCCGCAACGAGGGCATGTCGCGCTTCCACAACCCCGAGTTCACCCAGATGGAGCTCTACGTGGCCTACAAGGACTACGCCTGGATGATGGACCTGGTGGAGGAAATGGTGGAGCGCGTAGCCATGGCCCTGCACGGCAAAACCGAAGTGCAGGTGGGCGCGAACGTCATCAACTTCCAGCGGCCCTGGCAGCGCTACACCATGTTCGAGGCCATCGAGAAGTACACCGGCAAGGCCATCGGCGAGATGGACGAAGCGGCCCTGCGTGCCACCGCCCAGGAGCTGAACGTGCACGTGGACCCCAGCATGGGCAAATCGAAGCTCATTGATGAGATTTTTGGTGAGCACGTCGAGCCCAAGCTCATCCAGCCCACCTTCATCACCGATTACCCGGTGGAAATGTCGCCACTGGCCAAGAAGCACCGCGACCGCCCCGGTCTGGTAGAGCGCTTCGAGGCGGTTTGCAACGGCAAGGAAATCTGCAACGCTTTCTCGGAGCTCAACGACCCCATCGACCAGCGCCAACGCTTCGAGGACCAGCTGGAGCTGGGCAAGCGCGGCGACACCGAAGCCATGGTGCTCGACGAGGATTTCCTCCGCGCCCTGGAGTACGGCATGCCGCCCACGGCCGGCCTGGGCATCGGCATCGACCGTCTGAGCATGATTATGACCAACTCCCCGTCGATTCAGGACGTGCTGTTCTTCCCGCAGATGAAGCCGGAGAACGTGCAGAAGGAGAAGCACGAGGAGAAGTAA
- a CDS encoding Kazal-type serine protease inhibitor domain-containing protein, which produces MKKHWIWGVALLLGAASCQRHAVPTATAAACIDSSKINPQGICPMNYDPVCGCDGKTYPNRCAATNAGVRSTTPGPCAPAPAK; this is translated from the coding sequence ATGAAAAAGCATTGGATTTGGGGTGTGGCCCTGCTGCTGGGCGCAGCTTCGTGCCAGCGCCACGCCGTGCCCACGGCCACGGCCGCCGCCTGCATCGATTCGAGCAAAATCAACCCGCAGGGCATCTGCCCCATGAATTACGACCCCGTGTGCGGCTGCGACGGCAAGACCTACCCCAACCGCTGCGCGGCCACCAACGCGGGCGTGCGCTCCACCACGCCCGGCCCCTGCGCCCCGGCTCCGGCCAAATAA
- a CDS encoding CsbD family protein → MSYQEEDNNAGKILLAALAGAGAGIIAGMLLAPDKGSATRENWKGAATKYSGQLGEQATKLGSDLENKFKEYAGKLEDMGVTLSGSSLKMKGTWDEVKGKLKQQYAQLTDEDLTYAEGKGDELVGKLQDKLGKGKAEITKMLNDM, encoded by the coding sequence ATGTCGTACCAAGAAGAAGACAACAACGCTGGTAAAATCCTTTTAGCTGCTCTCGCCGGTGCCGGCGCTGGCATTATTGCCGGTATGCTGCTGGCTCCCGATAAAGGTTCGGCTACTCGTGAGAACTGGAAAGGCGCTGCTACCAAATACAGCGGCCAACTCGGCGAGCAAGCTACCAAGCTGGGCTCCGACCTCGAAAATAAATTCAAAGAATACGCCGGCAAGCTGGAAGATATGGGCGTGACCCTGTCCGGCAGCAGCCTGAAGATGAAAGGCACCTGGGACGAAGTTAAAGGCAAGCTGAAGCAGCAGTATGCGCAGCTGACCGACGAGGACCTGACCTATGCCGAAGGCAAAGGTGACGAGCTGGTGGGCAAGCTGCAGGACAAGCTCGGCAAAGGCAAAGCCGAAATCACCAAAATGCTGAACGATATGTAA
- a CDS encoding carboxy terminal-processing peptidase, translated as MSFPRLKVGLYAFLVAAVFVLASYRLFRRSDSAVPSKDQVLIGLMLSGLSSQHYQPEKVDDNFSKRVFDLYLKHLDYRKQFLLATDIEQLRPYQTRIDDEVKSGTHEFLDLSTKLMTERTKEMQGLYRDILAKPFDFTTDETFQTDFEKAAFPADKAAQRELWRKLLKYETLSRVSEMMEAQDKAKEAKPSAATAAPAAADASAPTAAEPVRTPAQMEAEARKRVLKYYDDQFEEINDTDANERLATYANTIANTYDPHTEYFAPKAKEDFDYEMTGRFEGIGATLREKDGLIYIEEIIPGSASARQGDLKKGDAILRVAQGAAEPVSIEGWHTAKAVTLIRGKKGSEVRMTVKKPDGSTKIIPIIRDVVVVDEKYAQSSIITEKGQKIGYLRLPGFYADFNDNGGRSSSDDVKKELAKLNAEGVKGIVMDLRFNGGGSLSDAVSMAGLFMPSGPMVQVRDGQGHTQVLTDNDPRVQYSGPLVLLVNKYSASASEILAAAIQDYHRGVIMGSTSTYGKGTVQRIFDLDEALPSELNSVKPIGSLKLTTQKFYRVNGGSTQFKGVASDIVVPDLYSYLDEGEKESDYPLKWDEIQPARYRTWDAPPALDKLRASSKARVATNSSFKVMDEMVKSMRKRKDETTVSLKLSTYRAEQQQSKAISDRYETAQKTNTALAFSPLAADVRAVGGDTVKVNRAARFTKSLKKDITIGEAVAVIQDEINH; from the coding sequence ATGTCTTTTCCTCGCTTGAAGGTCGGCCTGTATGCCTTTTTGGTGGCAGCCGTGTTTGTTCTGGCATCCTACCGGCTGTTCCGCCGGTCCGACTCGGCAGTACCGAGCAAGGACCAGGTGCTGATTGGCCTCATGCTGAGTGGCCTTTCGTCGCAGCATTACCAGCCCGAAAAAGTTGACGACAATTTTTCGAAACGCGTTTTCGACCTGTATCTGAAGCACCTGGACTACCGCAAGCAGTTCCTGCTCGCGACCGACATAGAGCAGCTGCGCCCCTACCAGACCCGGATTGATGATGAGGTAAAAAGCGGCACTCATGAGTTTCTCGACCTCAGCACCAAGCTGATGACCGAGCGCACCAAGGAGATGCAGGGCCTGTACCGCGACATTCTGGCCAAGCCGTTTGACTTTACCACGGACGAAACGTTCCAGACCGATTTCGAGAAAGCCGCCTTCCCCGCCGATAAGGCGGCCCAGCGCGAGCTGTGGCGCAAGCTGCTGAAGTACGAAACCCTGAGCCGCGTTTCGGAAATGATGGAAGCCCAGGACAAGGCCAAGGAGGCCAAGCCCAGCGCTGCTACCGCCGCGCCTGCCGCCGCCGATGCCTCGGCCCCCACCGCCGCCGAGCCCGTGCGCACGCCCGCTCAGATGGAGGCCGAAGCCCGCAAGCGCGTGCTGAAATACTACGACGACCAGTTCGAGGAAATCAACGATACCGACGCCAACGAGCGCCTCGCGACCTACGCCAACACCATTGCCAATACCTACGACCCGCACACCGAATACTTCGCCCCCAAAGCCAAGGAGGATTTCGACTACGAAATGACCGGCCGCTTTGAAGGCATCGGCGCTACGCTGCGCGAGAAGGACGGCCTTATTTACATCGAGGAAATCATTCCCGGTTCGGCTTCGGCCCGACAGGGCGACTTGAAAAAGGGCGACGCTATTCTGCGCGTGGCCCAGGGCGCGGCCGAGCCGGTGAGCATCGAGGGCTGGCACACAGCGAAAGCGGTGACCCTGATTCGGGGCAAAAAAGGCTCGGAAGTGCGCATGACGGTGAAAAAGCCGGATGGCAGCACCAAGATTATCCCAATTATCCGCGACGTAGTGGTGGTGGATGAAAAGTACGCGCAGTCTTCTATCATAACTGAGAAGGGCCAGAAAATTGGCTACCTGCGCCTGCCCGGCTTCTATGCCGATTTCAACGACAACGGCGGCCGCAGCTCGTCGGATGACGTGAAAAAGGAGCTGGCCAAGCTGAACGCCGAAGGCGTGAAAGGCATTGTGATGGACCTGCGCTTTAACGGCGGCGGCTCGCTGAGCGACGCAGTTTCGATGGCCGGCCTGTTTATGCCCAGCGGCCCCATGGTACAGGTGCGCGACGGCCAGGGCCACACCCAGGTGCTGACCGATAACGACCCACGCGTGCAGTACAGTGGCCCACTGGTGCTGCTGGTGAACAAGTACAGCGCCTCGGCTTCCGAAATTCTGGCCGCTGCCATTCAGGACTACCACCGGGGCGTGATTATGGGCTCGACCAGCACGTATGGCAAGGGCACGGTGCAGCGCATCTTCGACCTGGACGAGGCCCTGCCTTCGGAGCTGAACAGCGTGAAGCCGATTGGCTCGCTCAAGCTCACTACCCAGAAATTCTACCGCGTGAACGGGGGCTCAACCCAGTTTAAAGGCGTGGCCTCCGATATTGTGGTGCCGGACCTGTACTCCTACCTCGATGAGGGCGAAAAAGAGTCGGACTACCCGCTGAAATGGGATGAGATTCAGCCCGCCCGCTACCGCACCTGGGATGCCCCGCCCGCACTCGATAAGCTCCGTGCCAGCAGCAAGGCCCGCGTGGCAACCAATTCCAGCTTTAAGGTGATGGATGAGATGGTGAAGAGCATGCGTAAACGCAAGGACGAAACTACGGTTTCGCTCAAGCTAAGCACCTACCGCGCCGAACAGCAGCAGTCGAAAGCCATTTCGGACCGCTACGAGACCGCCCAAAAGACCAACACCGCCCTGGCCTTCTCGCCCCTGGCCGCCGACGTGCGCGCCGTGGGTGGCGACACGGTGAAGGTGAACCGGGCCGCCCGCTTCACCAAGAGCCTGAAGAAGGACATCACCATCGGCGAAGCCGTGGCGGTGATTCAGGACGAAATAAATCACTGA
- the tnpA gene encoding IS200/IS605 family transposase, which yields MKQRTGSHSVHKLEVHLVWSTKYRYQVLTGDVQLRCRDLLRQTCNTLDVGILKGVVSKDHIHLHVSYPPALAVIELMRRLKGRSAKLLLQEFPELKRRYWGGHFWGIGYGAWSVGNITDELLEAYLNHHKDQPNGDENFILE from the coding sequence ATGAAGCAGCGAACAGGCAGCCATTCGGTTCACAAGCTGGAAGTGCATCTGGTGTGGAGCACAAAATATCGCTACCAGGTGCTGACGGGGGATGTGCAACTGCGCTGCCGGGACTTGCTGCGTCAGACGTGTAACACGCTGGATGTGGGCATCTTGAAAGGGGTAGTGAGCAAAGACCATATCCATTTGCACGTCTCGTATCCGCCCGCCTTGGCTGTGATCGAATTAATGCGTCGCTTGAAGGGACGCAGCGCCAAGTTGCTCTTGCAAGAGTTTCCCGAGTTGAAGCGGCGGTATTGGGGCGGTCATTTCTGGGGCATTGGCTACGGGGCCTGGAGTGTCGGTAACATCACAGACGAGCTACTCGAAGCGTATTTGAATCATCACAAGGACCAGCCCAATGGGGACGAGAATTTCATTCTGGAATAG
- a CDS encoding cupin domain-containing protein, with protein sequence MSEKRYIRNPAPFVVPTTDGKLIEEHVGGASTGTSAYSLAHMVAPPHWSEPHQTPTFDEITIVVRGRKQFEIDGDIVELQAGQALLIKGGARVRYSNPFEAECEYWSICVPAFSPDTVHREED encoded by the coding sequence ATGTCCGAAAAACGCTACATCCGCAATCCTGCTCCTTTTGTAGTTCCCACCACCGACGGCAAGCTCATTGAAGAGCATGTGGGCGGAGCCAGCACCGGCACTTCGGCCTATAGCCTGGCCCACATGGTGGCCCCGCCCCACTGGAGCGAACCCCACCAGACGCCCACGTTCGACGAAATCACGATTGTGGTGCGCGGCCGCAAGCAGTTCGAAATCGACGGCGACATCGTAGAGCTGCAAGCCGGCCAGGCACTGCTTATTAAAGGTGGCGCGCGGGTACGCTACTCCAACCCATTCGAGGCGGAATGCGAGTACTGGTCGATTTGCGTACCAGCGTTCAGCCCCGACACCGTGCACCGCGAAGAAGACTAA
- a CDS encoding YtxH domain-containing protein, translated as MKDDKGKVIFSLIAGATAGIVAGLLLAPETGDDARSNLRKSATKFGGDLSKLVKDALAKAQGQAPSAHTNPDAAVSEDKQAADRLLQNLGTGTPSTVHTQNEDNTDYDGFGDDTRHQPNL; from the coding sequence ATGAAAGACGACAAAGGCAAAGTCATTTTCTCGCTCATCGCCGGAGCTACCGCCGGCATCGTGGCCGGCCTGCTGCTGGCCCCCGAAACCGGCGACGACGCCCGCTCTAACCTGCGCAAGTCGGCCACCAAGTTTGGCGGCGACCTCAGCAAGCTGGTAAAGGATGCCCTGGCCAAAGCACAGGGCCAGGCCCCTTCCGCCCACACCAACCCCGACGCTGCCGTGAGCGAAGACAAACAGGCCGCCGACCGCCTCCTGCAAAACCTGGGCACCGGCACGCCTTCCACGGTCCACACCCAAAACGAGGATAATACCGACTACGATGGTTTCGGCGACGATACCCGCCACCAGCCCAACCTGTAG
- a CDS encoding dienelactone hydrolase family protein has translation MDQRIINLFDEYTHVPLTRKEFMERLIKLAGGTALALTALSVLEPGYAAAATIAPGADDLEAEEVAWIGDGSPVRGYLVHPKGRKMRGAVVVIHENRGLTPHIKDVTRRVAQAGYLALGVDALSPLGGTPADEDKGRELIGQLDPVKNLNNYLRALEYLRARPDCNGRTGAVGFCWGGGLANQLAVHDPRLNAAVAYYGQQPKPEDVPPIKAALMLHYGGLDQRINAGIPAYEAALKAAGTKYELYVYEGVNHAFNNDTSPARYNAEAARLAWDRTLRLFKEKVG, from the coding sequence ATGGACCAGCGCATCATCAATCTTTTCGACGAGTACACCCACGTTCCGCTCACCCGCAAGGAGTTTATGGAACGGCTGATAAAGCTGGCCGGCGGCACGGCGCTGGCCCTCACGGCGCTATCGGTGCTGGAACCGGGCTATGCGGCGGCCGCCACCATTGCGCCCGGAGCCGATGATTTGGAAGCCGAGGAAGTGGCCTGGATTGGCGATGGCAGCCCCGTGCGCGGCTATCTGGTACACCCAAAGGGCCGGAAGATGCGCGGCGCGGTCGTTGTCATTCACGAAAACCGGGGGCTGACACCGCACATTAAGGACGTGACGCGGCGCGTGGCCCAGGCCGGCTACCTGGCGCTGGGCGTGGATGCGCTCTCACCCTTGGGCGGTACGCCGGCCGATGAGGATAAGGGCCGCGAGCTCATCGGCCAGCTCGACCCGGTGAAAAACCTCAATAACTATCTCAGGGCGCTGGAATACCTGCGCGCCCGGCCCGACTGCAACGGCCGCACCGGCGCGGTGGGCTTTTGCTGGGGCGGCGGCCTGGCCAACCAGCTGGCCGTGCACGACCCCAGGCTGAACGCCGCCGTGGCCTACTACGGCCAGCAGCCCAAGCCCGAGGACGTGCCCCCGATAAAAGCGGCCCTGATGCTGCACTACGGCGGCCTCGACCAGCGCATCAACGCTGGCATTCCGGCCTACGAAGCGGCGCTGAAAGCGGCCGGCACCAAGTATGAGCTCTACGTGTACGAAGGTGTGAACCACGCCTTCAACAACGACACTTCGCCCGCCCGCTACAATGCGGAGGCAGCCAGGCTGGCCTGGGACCGCACGCTGCGGTTATTCAAGGAAAAAGTGGGGTAG
- a CDS encoding DUF4890 domain-containing protein: MKKFLFPLLAAFALTVGTAAAQTTTPNDAGAMQGRGRQQGSPDEMAKRQADRMTKELGLNTDQTGKVQQIMLARGQEMQTMRGQDRDAGNRDQMREQMQAGRAKYDAQFKEVLTAEQYTKYTTMQADRMNRGGGPGMGGSDVKKMKAKSADGDKIKVKTDK; encoded by the coding sequence ATGAAAAAGTTTCTGTTTCCCCTGCTGGCTGCTTTCGCCCTCACCGTTGGCACTGCTGCCGCCCAAACCACCACCCCCAACGATGCCGGCGCCATGCAGGGCCGGGGCCGCCAGCAAGGCTCGCCCGATGAAATGGCCAAGCGCCAGGCCGACCGGATGACCAAAGAGCTCGGCCTTAATACTGACCAGACGGGCAAAGTGCAGCAGATTATGCTGGCGCGCGGCCAGGAAATGCAGACCATGCGCGGCCAGGACCGCGATGCCGGCAACCGCGACCAGATGCGCGAGCAAATGCAGGCCGGCCGCGCCAAGTACGACGCTCAATTCAAGGAAGTGCTGACCGCCGAGCAGTACACCAAGTACACCACCATGCAGGCCGACCGCATGAACCGCGGCGGCGGCCCTGGAATGGGCGGGTCGGACGTTAAAAAGATGAAAGCCAAATCGGCCGACGGTGACAAAATCAAAGTAAAAACCGACAAATAG
- a CDS encoding GNAT family N-acetyltransferase gives MSAKARYHDFCRTAPDVPVFGQPWYLDACAEGGTWDVVLAEDKGRVVAALPYFCKQKGPFRYVTMPPFVKWLGPYVLPEFRGRLPQEHELLKALLAQLPEFAAFKQNFYPTATNWLPFYWEQYRQTTFYTYRLHQLRNLKGVEAGLGTGIRRDIRLARQQVRVVHNLPLEEFYRVNLLSFTRQGLPAPYSAAQFRRLDAALAAADSRQLFFAVDAQGRVHSVAYLIWDATTAYFLLAGDDPALRASGAGVLLAWECIRYASEVLNLNCFDFEGSMLPGVERIRVRFGAVQTPYFFVWKYNSRLFELLEKLKP, from the coding sequence ATGTCTGCCAAAGCCCGCTACCACGACTTCTGCCGCACCGCGCCCGATGTGCCGGTGTTCGGCCAGCCATGGTACCTGGATGCCTGCGCCGAAGGCGGCACCTGGGACGTGGTACTGGCCGAAGATAAAGGCCGTGTAGTGGCCGCCCTGCCATATTTCTGCAAGCAGAAGGGTCCATTTCGGTACGTCACCATGCCGCCCTTCGTGAAATGGCTGGGGCCATATGTGCTGCCCGAATTCCGGGGCCGGCTGCCCCAGGAGCATGAGCTGCTGAAGGCGCTGCTGGCACAGTTGCCCGAGTTTGCGGCCTTCAAGCAGAACTTCTATCCTACTGCCACCAACTGGCTGCCATTTTACTGGGAGCAGTACCGCCAGACCACTTTTTATACCTACCGCCTGCACCAGCTGCGCAATTTGAAGGGGGTAGAAGCCGGCCTGGGCACCGGCATCCGGCGCGATATCCGACTGGCCCGCCAGCAAGTGCGGGTGGTACACAACTTGCCACTCGAGGAATTCTACCGCGTCAATCTACTCAGTTTCACCCGGCAGGGCCTGCCCGCACCGTATTCGGCCGCGCAGTTTAGGCGGCTCGATGCGGCGCTGGCGGCGGCGGACTCCCGGCAGCTGTTTTTTGCCGTTGATGCGCAGGGCCGGGTGCATTCGGTGGCGTATTTGATTTGGGATGCCACCACGGCGTATTTTCTGCTGGCCGGCGACGACCCGGCGCTGCGGGCCAGCGGCGCGGGCGTACTGCTGGCCTGGGAGTGCATTCGCTACGCCAGTGAGGTTTTGAACCTGAATTGCTTTGATTTTGAAGGCAGCATGCTGCCGGGCGTGGAGCGGATTCGCGTGCGCTTCGGCGCGGTGCAAACGCCGTATTTCTTCGTATGGAAATACAATTCGCGGCTTTTTGAGTTGCTGGAGAAGCTGAAGCCGTAG